The DNA segment CCATGTCTGGTACATAATCCTTAGGCTACACAATAACAGAGAGATTCCTTTGTTGTGTAATAAATCCTTCAGCTACACAATTTGCTAAGCTTTAAAAAACCGATTTTTTTTGTCCTTCATATTACAATGAAAAACGTTTTTCTGTGGTTCTCAAGCAAAATAAAGTCAAATTTGCTTGAGATGGACATAAACATCCCTGTCACTGAGCCCTTTGTTTGAGACTATGGTGTATGTTCTTACTCCTGCATAACTCGTTCAAAATCTTCTTTCCTTGTTTCCTtagtttttattcatttctttttcatttcttcttattCCTAGTCAATAGCAAGCATATGAAGTTTGGTGGCAATAGCTCTCTGTCTTTTGACACAATCCATAAGATAATCCAATATACTGATGCCCTATGACAATTGTGTACCTTGGGAGCAGACAGAGGAATCAGATAACATAAACAATGTAATGGATGAGCTCTATCGAGAAGCAGGAATCACATTGTTGGAAGAACCAGATTCCAGTATGGAGCTTATGGATACGCACAGCGAGGATGAAGATCACATTAGAAAGATAAAGGAATTTCAGGATTACCTTCAaaaggtatatatatacttattccCACTTACCCCTTCtgtttttcatcttttaaaagtTTTGGCATGTGAAAATTCTGTTAGTTCTTGGATTGTGTTTTGTTGGTAATTGTGTGGCTAGCAAACATGGATTCCTTTTATTGACGGGCAGAAAGAAGATTAGTGTAGCAGTATCCACGTTGATTAGATTACTGCCTTCTTTAGTTCAGATATGAACATTTTCAGCTTGGAAATATGTTTACTATAATGTTTTGAGTTTTGAACCCCTTGCTGATTCATGCTCTTTGAACTCAACCGGTACATTTCTGTTCATTGAGAAGGCTTAATTTCTTGTATCTTTCACAGTCCgtattttatatcaaaatttgacTGCAATGATCTGGTTTTCTCAGGATGGgcattatgtatgtatatttttaatattggGGCATATCTAGTTTTGCTTCTTGTGAAACAAATTGTGTAAATTAAAAACCTTCTACAACTTTTAAATAAGTCTAACCCTGAGGTTAACCTAGAGCTTGGTATGTTGCAGGTGAAGATAATGATTAAACCAGGTTGTTCAGAAGAAGTGTTGAAGGTGGCATTGAATTCCATGTCCTCGCTAGTAGGCATACTTGCTTTCATGTCATATCCAAAACACCGTTCCTTACTGTGAACAAGAATTAACTCCAACACCATGATCTTGTTGTACACCAAGGATGAATCTGCTGCTGGTATTTCCTTTAGAAGAAAATGCACGTTGCAGAATTTCATATCTGTATCTCCGTATTAAACTTTTATGTTCCACTAATTGTAGTCACCTAGTTGTCTGGACCAGCTTTTACGTTAGAATTTATCCAAGAAGCAAAGATTTGTTCAAAGATGGTTAGCTTCATCCAAGAACGTGGGAATGCTCAATACCTGTAAGTTGACAGCACACGACATTATGCATTGCAAGCGTCAGAAATATAGTTTGATGATTATTGTTCAATTATCTGGATTACTGAAAACAATATACTAACTTGTCTTGTCTCAACCTTGAAGCAACGCATTCTTTGGATTTGAAAATTCGTGTATCAATGTTTTATCTTGTATTTTTCTTGTCAACTaggcaaaattaaaaataacacaatCATTATATGTCCCAAAATCTTAAACATgaatattataaatatgtattaTTGTGAGAATCATGTCTACtacattattttcatattttttgtaAGTTACATTTAAttatatcaaccatttcaaatgaaataaattatcatAAACACTGAACTTAATAAGTCAAATTAACTCAAGCAGCCAATTAGCTCATATTTTCTCTTGCTGGGGTGTAGATGGGGGAGCTTCCCTTATAACGGTACAAATGATAGTAACATAGTTTTAATTCTTGAAATGGATTGAACTAGTAAATTGCTCATTTTTCCAACCAAATCCTAAGATGTTTTGTTCTACCAAAAACTAGTCTATCACGGTGGGACCAATAGGGAGTAATAGCAATCAGATTTATGAGCCATGTAGCTAATGTCTAATGGAATCTAAGAGTCACTGAGAGAGTAATAGAGGAAAGGTTCTTTTGCcaagaagaaaaagggaaattgaaaAGAGGGGCCATTACTCCGAAATTCAGATGGAGGAGAGATGCCAAAGCTAAAGGGGTCCCTCTGCTCCAATTTTGGAGGCATATGATATGGTATATAACCAGGCCACCCCGCCTAGAAAGGTGAGCCAAGTGTTTTCTGGGATGAAGGATTTATAGCTTTTGCAACTTTTAGGACATGCACCTGAATAACTGACTGCACTAAACACAAAGAAAGACCAAAAGACTTTGAACCAAACCCCAAGCACATGCGGCAAAGTGAGATTTGGATATGGTAGTTTTCATCTAAAAAATATCCTACAAGTGTACAACCATCTTGTATTGGTAGCATCCTATAATTGAACCAACATTCACATGGGACACCCTTCAAGTTCAAAACATTTTATCCCACAGCTCCTTAAAGCTATGGAGTAGCTAAAATGTCCTTTTATACGTCCTTTTTAGGGtcatcctttccttttttttttcagtaCTTCACTAATCGCTAGTTCTTGTCTTTACCACAAAGCATCTTTTCTTTTTACCATAATTCTATATATAAAGGACATTGCTAGACCCGTACTCCACAAAGTGTATTTCCATATTTCCACACCATTCTAATTGTTATATCCTTACTCCAAAAATGACATGTGGCAAAACGATGGATGACTTGGCAAGAACCTAGATGAGGACCCTCGTTAGGTGTGACTTGCAAGTGGTCCTTTGTCTTGTACCCTCCATCTAGAGTCACTTGCAACCAACTATTCGCAAATCTCGCTTAAGCTAGTTGAGAGGCCATCCCCCATAGCCCACCAACTACAAACCTTTTAAGGGGGGATCATTAAGGGATCACTAAAGCGTAACAATCTCGTATAGCATCAGCAAGGAGAATGTCAAAGAAAGACTACATAGTACCATGCATAACGACAATTGACATGTAATCGACCTACCACATAGCCAACCACACGAGCAGGCCTACCATTCGTATGGTCGACGACATGGCACTACCAAACAAGGGGAACCTcttttatatatacattagagCATAAAAGCAAATGATCATTCTTCCTCACTAAGCAAACCTAAGTATTCCCCAAATATCTCATTCCTTATTCCTTCTCCTATCCTCCTCCTTCAATCTTCGACTTTCCATTTGTCACAAGTGAATCGGCCCTCCAATCACCACCACATCTCCTATTTATTCTCTCATTGTTGAATACTCGTATCAACAACTAGTGCAATGAGCGTGGAATGAACCATGATTCATTCTTCCACTGTAGTCCTTGAATATGTCACAAATTAAAATCTATAACTCCCTTCAACCGAACCAAAAACACATCAGACTCAATAAGCCACTCAACAACCACCTCTCATCCTTGGCAAGCAACATAGCACAGAACCAGTCCCAACCTCCACTAGGTACCTCCTCCACTCTTCCCTAAGATAATCACTGATACATGTACGAAtgaagtgaaatttattaaataccaTTCACCGAAGCtaccaatttttaagtttagaaAATTAGTCGACTTGCGAtaactttttggatgggatctaggCATTTTTGGGTTGAGATGACCTAGCTTCGAAACGCACTTTAGATCACTTGATATCGAGTTCGTGAACTCAAGTTATGATCGTTTTAATGAAGATTGTGCGAGCAGAATTTCTAGACAAGATTATTACGAAAATTAACAGTTTTGGgattttaattcaagtttaaatcatattcaattttcaagcttaatttttattatatatgattccaatattgtatttattaggtcttagtatttcattatttatttattctaaattttagATATAATTATTTTGACACAATCTGAAACGCAATCAAATTCAAGTCAGATCTAAGAATTAAAAAAGGACAGTAATTAGAACAAgtaataaaagattaaaaaaagaacACCGAAACCAAATTAAAGATTAGAAACAATTAAACAAGAACAAAACATAACAATAAAGAAATGAAACAAGATAGATGAAAAAGATGGAAAGTGGCATGTAAAAGTCCTAAGGAGCCTTGGAAACCAAATGAATCAACAACTCCCTTCAAATGAATTTAATTGTAATACCCCTTAGCCCACCGGAATGACATAGCGTGTATCAAATAACCAAACAAAATACTCAATGGACCAGGGCATTACTAACAGATTCAGATCCTTTGGCTTAATTTAAATCTTAA comes from the Gossypium hirsutum isolate 1008001.06 chromosome A06, Gossypium_hirsutum_v2.1, whole genome shotgun sequence genome and includes:
- the LOC107963395 gene encoding pyrophosphate--fructose 6-phosphate 1-phosphotransferase subunit alpha isoform X2 gives rise to the protein MPYDNCVPWEQTEESDNINNVMDELYREAGITLLEEPDSSMELMDTHSEDEDHIRKIKEFQDYLQKVKIMIKPGCSEEVLKVALNSMSSLVGILAFMSYPKHRSLL
- the LOC107963395 gene encoding pyrophosphate--fructose 6-phosphate 1-phosphotransferase subunit alpha isoform X1: MDSLDTLGSSSKMTEESDNINNVMDELYREAGITLLEEPDSSMELMDTHSEDEDHIRKIKEFQDYLQKVKIMIKPGCSEEVLKVALNSMSSLVGILAFMSYPKHRSLL